TGTCCAACACGCCGTTAGCCCTGAGTGATCCTGAACTCCGAGTGTTTCGATACGCTGCGCGCTCAGCCCCCTCGGAGTTCAGGATGGTATCGAAGGGCGGCCTCGCGCGCAAAAAAAAGGCAGGGCCAAACTCCCGGCCCTGCCCCATATCATGTTTCGCGCTTCGATCGTCGCGCGTTCCCCTCCTATGCCGCGTTCAGCATCCCCCGCGCGGCCACCGTCGCCTCGTCGGACGGCGGAGAGAGGTCTATCTGCTTCGTGCCCCGGTAGCGCACGAAGTACGTATACTCCGCGCCGTCTCCGGTGATGTCGTCGTAGTACGGAGAGCGCGTCGCATAGCCGATCATCGTGGGAGCATCCTCACCGGCCCTGGTGCGGTAGATGTTCGCACCCTTCACGCCCGCCGGCTTCCCGTTGATCATCTCGTTTCCCGGCTCCGGCCCCCAGTGAACAGTCACCTGACCGACAACCGTCTCCAGAAAGATCTTCGGGATCAGCTCCGTTATCGGCACGGCTGCCATCGCGATGATGGCCGGGGTCGGCAGACCGAGCAGCGTTCGAAGCTGATCGGTCATCCCCGGGTGGTTCTGGATCCGCTTGACGAGGGGGCGGAGAACCGCTTCCGCATCGGTGCGGCTGTTGATCTTGGCGGCCGTCGCGCCCCTGGCGAGCTGCTTCTGCTGAACGTGCGTACCGTACTTCGCGTTGAAATCGCCCTGGGCGTCCTCGATCGGGACGAGATCATCCGCCACGAGGCCGACCAGCGCCTTGTTGACGCCGAGGACCGTCACGAAGTTCAGCAGCCAGGTGTCGAACACCTGATCATTGCTCGGTACATAGTCTTTTGCCAACTATATGCTCCTTCCTTGTGCGAGACCGGATCGCGTCCGAGCGGCGCCGCTTCACCTCCACGCTTCCCGACTTCTTCTCGGGAGGCCCCGACTTTCTCTCGGGATGCCCCAACTTTCTCTCGGGAGGCCCCGACTTTCTCTCGGGACGCCCCGACTTTCTCTCGGGAAGCCCCAACTTTCTCTCGGGATGCCCCAACTTTCTCTCGGGAAGCCCCGACTTTCTCTCGGGACGGCGGAATTCGGTCGGCCGGGAGATCGGCCCCTGCAGTAGGCGGCTTCCCGGCAGGCTGCGCCCCGGCACTATTACCGGGGGAGCGATCCGTTACTCATTATGGAAACGAGTGGCGGGGTTCTTTAGGGCGAGCGGGGAAATATTTCTTGCGAAAACCTACTCGATCGGCCAGGAGGGGATGAGGGAGTCTATCTCCCCCATCAGGCGCATGGTCTCCTTGAGGGCGACGACGATCCTCTGGTAGTGCTGCTGATCATCGAAGTTGAGCTTCCGGCCTCTGCGGTCCTTCAGCCATTTGTCGAGCACCTGGTAGCCGCCGATGTGAAACTCCCAGACCTGCGGCTCCACGCCCGCGAAGTACTGGTCGCCGTTGATGTAGACGCGCCCGGCGCTCCCCTCGCCCCCTGAGGGAGAGGGGTCGGGGGTGAGGGGTTCTGCGTACCGGACCTTCTCCACCTCGTCCGTCCCCGCAACCGGGTAGCTGGTGACGAGGTTGTTCAGCGCCGGCGACTCCATGAGGTGCAGCCCGACGAGTTCCGCGCCCTTCTCGGCAAGGCGGCGGAAGAGGCCCTTGTCCGACGTTAGCGGCACGCGCGGGAAGTCTATCTTGAGGAACTCGGCGTACCGGGTCCGGTAAGTCGGCGAGTGGAAGACCGCGTAGATGTAATCGAAGATATCCTCCGGGCCGAAGGTCGCCTCCAGGTCGCCCTTCCCGTCGGTGACGAACTCCATCCCCAGGCGCTTCTTCAGGTCGGCGACGAAATCGGGATTGAGGTTCGGCCTGCGCCCCTTCTCACTCAGCGGCCAGGGTTCGGTGTCGAGCAGAAGGTCTTGCTGATCCTGCGCGTCAGCCAGTCGTGGATAGAGATACAGCGGGAATACGTTCGAGCCGTCCTTGAGTTCCACGTATAGTGCGGGGGTTGGAGCATCGGAGACAACCGCGTGCCTCCACGTTTCCATCTTTGTTTGCCGAACGATGTTCAGACAGAGATTCTGCTTTACGGCAACATGATCCAGCAGTTCGCGACGTGGCCTATCCATGATCACATCGCTGTAGTAGCATGCTCTCTCGTCAAACGGACGGTATAGGCATCGCGCCTGCGCTGCCCTGGGGTCCTTCACTGCAAGGAGCTTCCGTCGGGCGGTGGGAATGTCCAACCCCCCTACGTCGTACTTCACCCTCACGTCTGACTCTGCAACGTTCTGGTCCAACAACGTCGTGATTCTTTGGGCTATCTCATGTGCGTCAAAGGCAATAGCGAACCCGTCGCGGTGCGTCTGGAAGCCGAGCACGTTCACCGGAACAGCGGCAGTGACCACCCATCCCCTGTTATACTCGGCCCTGAGGCCGGCATCCCCGGCAACGAACAGATAGAAGGGCGAATCGGGCGCGGCGTCCTTCCATTCGGTCTTGGCCACATCGCTCTCGCAGAGATCGGAGTACTTCGTCTTTCGGCTGCCCCACAGGTGAGCGTGTCTGACAGTCCCCGCACCGCTGGTGTCCTTCTCCTTCACGAACATACCGATGGCTACGCCCTGCTGGATATCGAAGACGTTCTCATCGGGTCCGCCGTCCGGGGCTTTCTCCTTCTTCTTGCAGTTGCCGTGCAGATCGAGGATGCTGATCTCGCTGAAGGTCCGCATCAGGCTCTGCCGCATGCCTCGGAAGGTCGGGTTATCCAAGTAGCCGTGGTTGCTCACGTAGGCCAGGATTCCGTAGCCGGTCTCGTCTATCCGCCACTGCCCGAAGCGGATGAACTTCACATAGTCGTCCTGAAGCCACTTCGGGTTCTTCTCCCCAAGCGGCTTTCCGTCTACCTCGTAGTAGCCCGAAACCTTTGCGCCGTCCGGGAGCCTGCCCTTCAGGAGGCCCTCTATCCACGCGCCCTTGTTCGCGGAATGGCCGGAATACGGCGGGTTGCCGAGGACGACCATTATCGGCTTCGTCTGCTTGACATCGGCGGCGGCGTTCGCCTCCTCCGTGATGAACCCGGCGAAGCCGAGCGGGACCTGCTCCTTCGTGCCCGGCTCGAGCGTATTGGTGAGGTAGATGCCCAGTCGCTGATCGGACTTGAACTCGTAGCCCAGCTCCTCCAGCAGCATCCCCATCTTGAGGTGCGCGATGGTGTACGGAGCCATCAGCAGTTCGAAGCCGAAGAGCCTGGGGAGCAGCTTCTCCTCCACGTAGCTGTTCCAGCTTCCCAACTGCCCGTTCTCCGCGAGGCGCTGGTGGATGAGCTTCACGACCTCGAAGAGGAACGTGCCGGTCCCGCAGGCGGGATCGAGGATCATCACCTCCGGGTCGGCGAGGCCGAGCGGCTTGTCGAACTTGGTCTGAAGCAGATGGTCCACCGAGCGGACGATGTAGGAGACGACCGGCTCCGGCGTGTAGTATACGCCCCGAAGCTCGCGCTGTTTTGGGTTGTACTCCGCGAGGAACGTCTCGTAGAAATGAACGACCGGGTCCTCCCTGCGCGTGCGAGTGCCGAAGTCCTCCAGGATGGCGTGCATATCCGCATCCGCGAGAACCTGCGCGAGGTCGTCAACTATCCAGGTCACGCGGTCGTCCAGCTCGACACCGGCGATGTGGGCGAAGGTGCTCCGCAGGAAGGGATTGGTCTTCGGGAGCATGTAGGCGGCGTTCTGGCGCGTGAACTCCCGGTCGGGCTCCGCGTTGACCCTCGCCGCGAAGAGACCGTAGGCGACGGTCTGCGCGAACATGTCGGCGAACTCGTCCGTCTTGAGGGTCGGCAGGAGGACCTGCTTGAAGCTCTCGTATTGAGCGTGGAGCGTGCCGGTCTGCTCCTCCAGCTTGAAGGTTTCCTCGGTGACGTTGCGAATCATGCGGGCGAGGTGAGCCATGCGGGAGGCGAGGTCCTTCGCCGTCCCGACTGAGGGGACGCGGTGCTGCATGAAGCGGTCGAGGAGGTTGTAGACCTGCTCCAGGCTCTCCTTGCTCGGCTTTACCGCATCTTCCGTGAGCATCCCGAGGGTGGCGGCCTCGCGGAACTGGCCGTCGGTATACCATCGGAACTCGACGTAATCGGTGAGGATGAGGTTCGGGAGGGAGGCGCGGTATCGCTTGAGCTGCTCGTCCTTCTCGATCTCGCGGAGGTTCTTGCCGATGTCCTTCGCCTCGATGTAGCCGACGTTCACGACTCCAGTAGCGACGATATAGTCGGGAGCGCCCGCCTGAATGCGTCGGGGCTCGTTGGTGGCGACGGTCTTGGGGAAGAGCGCCTCGATCGCCTTCTTGAGGGCCGGGCGGTGGGTATGTTCGGTGGAGTCGCGCCTTGCCAGGTTGGCGGAGAGCTCCTTCGCGTAGTCTCTGAGTGCTCTGGGATAATCCGGCATCGGCGTCTCTCCTGCACCATCTCGTCATCCTGAACTAGATTCAGGGAAGGGTCCATCCCCGGCGTGGATGCTGAACCAAGT
This window of the Armatimonadota bacterium genome carries:
- a CDS encoding N-6 DNA methylase, with protein sequence MPDYPRALRDYAKELSANLARRDSTEHTHRPALKKAIEALFPKTVATNEPRRIQAGAPDYIVATGVVNVGYIEAKDIGKNLREIEKDEQLKRYRASLPNLILTDYVEFRWYTDGQFREAATLGMLTEDAVKPSKESLEQVYNLLDRFMQHRVPSVGTAKDLASRMAHLARMIRNVTEETFKLEEQTGTLHAQYESFKQVLLPTLKTDEFADMFAQTVAYGLFAARVNAEPDREFTRQNAAYMLPKTNPFLRSTFAHIAGVELDDRVTWIVDDLAQVLADADMHAILEDFGTRTRREDPVVHFYETFLAEYNPKQRELRGVYYTPEPVVSYIVRSVDHLLQTKFDKPLGLADPEVMILDPACGTGTFLFEVVKLIHQRLAENGQLGSWNSYVEEKLLPRLFGFELLMAPYTIAHLKMGMLLEELGYEFKSDQRLGIYLTNTLEPGTKEQVPLGFAGFITEEANAAADVKQTKPIMVVLGNPPYSGHSANKGAWIEGLLKGRLPDGAKVSGYYEVDGKPLGEKNPKWLQDDYVKFIRFGQWRIDETGYGILAYVSNHGYLDNPTFRGMRQSLMRTFSEISILDLHGNCKKKEKAPDGGPDENVFDIQQGVAIGMFVKEKDTSGAGTVRHAHLWGSRKTKYSDLCESDVAKTEWKDAAPDSPFYLFVAGDAGLRAEYNRGWVVTAAVPVNVLGFQTHRDGFAIAFDAHEIAQRITTLLDQNVAESDVRVKYDVGGLDIPTARRKLLAVKDPRAAQARCLYRPFDERACYYSDVIMDRPRRELLDHVAVKQNLCLNIVRQTKMETWRHAVVSDAPTPALYVELKDGSNVFPLYLYPRLADAQDQQDLLLDTEPWPLSEKGRRPNLNPDFVADLKKRLGMEFVTDGKGDLEATFGPEDIFDYIYAVFHSPTYRTRYAEFLKIDFPRVPLTSDKGLFRRLAEKGAELVGLHLMESPALNNLVTSYPVAGTDEVEKVRYAEPLTPDPSPSGGEGSAGRVYINGDQYFAGVEPQVWEFHIGGYQVLDKWLKDRRGRKLNFDDQQHYQRIVVALKETMRLMGEIDSLIPSWPIE